A part of Myxococcus landrumus genomic DNA contains:
- a CDS encoding erythromycin esterase family protein yields the protein MKLLRILWLLLPLACASSGAPHVVPPVETPAAQPAPSVTTATVEGRIESDAKTAVEGAVVSLIPASQDWDPDSAPPAGRMLTGPDGRFRFEGLAAGEYGLTVSSPRHEAAFIMDVKLAVGAAPHRLDVVLQPAKHVVRGRVKTDSGEPVPEVWLNVGRHSDFLGDMLYARTDAQGRFEVPLPVAGYGVSVHAEGFSPAGRTFNVTAEESTTELDLTVRALPETTPPAPEVVSWTKQSLVPLSTVEAGHGFADLQPMKPWLSKARVVALGEATHGSREFFQLKHRMLEFLATELGFTVFAIEASFGESLVVNDYVLHGKGDPAKALAGLYFWTWDTEEVLALIRWMRAYNADPRHPRKLKFYGVDIQATSASTRAILDFFARVDPAFHQRLVGPMTPFLDAANPQVRQVESGKTLAGLVADVEARLGKLPKRKGTEKAHALVARHARILGQFATTVTAQFTDTSFRDRAMAENARWILEHEGADARMVLWAHNGHVAASAERDWEPMGKHLREALGDQLYIFGFAFNQGEFQAIHSPSEPNEPRRGLSVHAVPAAEVGWLDGTLALAEVPRFALDLRGLPSEGVVRDFFMRARYTRNYGAVFSKVIPPRISKTAKEYDGLLFVERTFAAVATPTGRRPPPPPKAASSP from the coding sequence ATGAAGCTCCTCCGCATCCTGTGGCTCTTGCTCCCATTGGCGTGCGCCAGCTCCGGCGCGCCTCATGTCGTCCCTCCAGTCGAGACTCCCGCCGCACAGCCCGCTCCCTCCGTCACCACGGCGACCGTGGAAGGGCGCATCGAGAGCGATGCGAAGACGGCGGTGGAAGGCGCGGTGGTCTCGCTCATTCCCGCGAGTCAGGACTGGGACCCGGACAGTGCCCCTCCCGCGGGCCGGATGCTCACCGGACCGGATGGACGCTTCCGCTTCGAGGGGCTCGCGGCGGGTGAGTACGGCCTGACGGTCAGCTCCCCTCGGCATGAGGCGGCCTTCATCATGGACGTGAAGCTCGCGGTGGGCGCGGCTCCGCATCGGCTGGACGTGGTGCTCCAGCCCGCGAAGCACGTCGTGCGAGGTCGTGTGAAGACGGACTCGGGCGAGCCCGTTCCGGAGGTCTGGCTGAACGTGGGACGGCACAGCGACTTCCTGGGGGACATGCTGTACGCCCGGACGGATGCGCAGGGCCGCTTCGAGGTGCCGCTGCCTGTCGCTGGCTACGGCGTCTCGGTCCACGCCGAGGGCTTCTCGCCCGCGGGGCGCACGTTCAACGTCACGGCGGAGGAGTCCACGACGGAGCTGGACCTGACCGTTCGCGCGCTCCCGGAGACCACGCCCCCCGCGCCCGAGGTGGTGTCGTGGACGAAGCAGTCGCTGGTTCCGCTGTCCACGGTGGAGGCGGGGCATGGGTTCGCGGACCTGCAACCCATGAAGCCGTGGCTCTCGAAAGCCCGCGTCGTCGCGTTGGGTGAGGCGACGCATGGCAGCCGGGAGTTCTTCCAGTTGAAGCACCGGATGCTGGAGTTCCTCGCCACGGAGCTGGGCTTCACCGTCTTCGCCATCGAGGCGAGCTTCGGCGAGTCGCTCGTGGTGAACGACTACGTGCTCCATGGGAAGGGAGACCCCGCCAAGGCATTGGCGGGCCTCTACTTCTGGACCTGGGACACAGAGGAGGTGCTGGCCCTCATTCGTTGGATGCGTGCGTACAACGCGGACCCGCGCCACCCGCGCAAGCTCAAGTTCTACGGCGTGGACATTCAGGCCACGTCCGCCTCGACGCGCGCCATCCTGGACTTCTTCGCCCGGGTGGACCCGGCGTTCCATCAGCGGCTCGTGGGACCGATGACGCCGTTCCTCGACGCAGCGAATCCGCAGGTGCGTCAGGTGGAGTCGGGCAAGACGCTGGCGGGGCTCGTCGCCGACGTCGAGGCGCGCCTGGGCAAGCTGCCCAAGCGCAAGGGCACGGAGAAGGCTCACGCGCTGGTGGCGCGCCACGCTCGGATATTGGGGCAGTTCGCGACCACGGTGACGGCCCAGTTCACGGACACGAGCTTCCGGGACCGCGCGATGGCGGAGAACGCGCGCTGGATTCTCGAGCACGAGGGCGCGGACGCTCGGATGGTCCTCTGGGCGCACAACGGACATGTCGCCGCGTCGGCGGAACGAGATTGGGAGCCCATGGGCAAGCACCTGCGCGAGGCGCTGGGTGACCAGCTCTACATCTTCGGGTTCGCCTTCAATCAGGGAGAGTTCCAGGCCATCCACAGCCCGAGCGAACCGAACGAGCCGCGCCGAGGTCTCAGCGTCCACGCCGTCCCCGCGGCGGAGGTGGGCTGGCTGGACGGGACGCTGGCGCTGGCGGAGGTGCCTCGGTTCGCCTTGGACTTGCGAGGGCTCCCTTCGGAGGGCGTGGTGAGGGATTTCTTCATGCGGGCTCGCTATACGAGGAACTACGGAGCGGTCTTCAGCAAGGTCATCCCGCCGCGCATCTCCAAGACGGCGAAGGAGTACGACGGCCTGCTCTTCGTGGAGCGAACGTTCGCTGCCGTCGCGACTCCCACGGGCCGGCGCCCGCCTCCACCGCCCAAGGCCGCCAGCTCTCCTTGA
- a CDS encoding BlaI/MecI/CopY family transcriptional regulator — translation MTTDAIPSEVELAILGVLWKRGPSTVRDVHEALGREDGKGAGYTTTLKQLQVMAAKGLVSRDESSRSHVYAASVAEARTKRQLVKDLLDRVFGGSSGALAVQALSLKPASKEEMDDLRRLLDEGKGGKS, via the coding sequence ATGACAACGGATGCCATTCCCTCCGAGGTGGAGCTCGCGATTCTGGGCGTGCTCTGGAAGCGCGGTCCCAGCACCGTGCGGGATGTCCACGAGGCCCTGGGGCGTGAGGACGGGAAGGGCGCGGGGTACACCACGACGCTGAAGCAGCTTCAGGTCATGGCGGCCAAGGGGCTGGTGAGCCGTGATGAGAGCTCCCGCAGCCACGTCTACGCCGCGAGCGTCGCGGAAGCCCGCACCAAGCGCCAGCTCGTGAAGGACCTGCTGGACCGCGTCTTCGGGGGCTCGTCGGGTGCGCTCGCGGTGCAGGCGCTGTCGCTCAAGCCCGCGTCGAAGGAAGAGATGGATGACCTGCGCCGCCTGCTGGATGAGGGCAAGGGGGGCAAGTCATGA
- a CDS encoding PAS domain-containing sensor histidine kinase, with the protein MGDNHPLSLNSSDGVITYSRGERSTRDTADQLRLLIASVTDYAILTLDVRGHIASWNLGAERIKGYRASEILGQHFSRFYPPEDVAWGKPEWELESAIRLGRFEDEGWRLRKDGTRFWANVVITALFDETGELRGFGKVTRDFTQRKHAEETRELERLREALHARDEFLSVASHELKTPLTPLQLKLSSLRRAAEKQPESLLDDGKLARELAAASSQVRKLADLIDDLLDVSRINVGRLPLQPERMDLAALLRDVALRYAPQAASVGCKLDVAASHAVEGTWDRRRMEQAVTNLLTNAIKYGAGKPIHLHVSTSDTVAVLTVRDEGIGIAPTHQRRIFERFVRAVSDPHYGGMGLGLFITHQIVEAHLGSIDVESELGKGSAFTLRIPREGLVATCGPTAVPRV; encoded by the coding sequence TTGGGCGACAACCATCCACTCTCACTGAACTCGAGCGACGGAGTCATCACCTATTCCCGAGGTGAGCGCTCCACTCGCGACACGGCGGACCAGCTGCGCCTGCTCATCGCGAGCGTCACGGACTACGCCATCCTGACGCTGGATGTGAGAGGGCACATCGCGAGCTGGAACCTGGGGGCCGAGCGCATCAAGGGCTATCGGGCCAGTGAAATCCTGGGCCAGCACTTCAGCCGCTTCTATCCCCCGGAGGATGTCGCCTGGGGCAAGCCTGAGTGGGAGCTGGAGTCCGCCATCCGGCTGGGCCGCTTCGAGGACGAGGGCTGGCGCCTGCGCAAGGACGGGACGCGGTTCTGGGCCAACGTCGTCATCACCGCGCTGTTCGACGAGACCGGCGAGCTGCGGGGCTTCGGCAAGGTGACGCGGGACTTCACCCAGCGAAAGCACGCCGAGGAGACCCGGGAGCTGGAGCGGCTGCGCGAGGCGCTGCACGCGCGGGATGAGTTCCTGTCGGTCGCCTCGCACGAGCTGAAGACGCCGCTCACGCCATTGCAGTTGAAGCTGTCATCGCTGCGGCGCGCGGCGGAGAAACAACCCGAGTCGCTCCTCGATGACGGGAAGCTGGCTCGGGAGCTGGCCGCCGCGAGCAGCCAGGTGCGCAAGCTGGCGGACCTCATCGACGACCTGTTGGATGTCTCGCGCATCAACGTGGGGCGGCTTCCGCTCCAGCCGGAGCGGATGGACCTGGCGGCGCTCCTGCGGGACGTGGCCCTGCGCTACGCGCCGCAGGCGGCGTCCGTGGGGTGCAAGCTGGACGTGGCGGCGTCGCATGCCGTCGAGGGGACGTGGGACCGGCGGCGGATGGAGCAGGCCGTGACGAACCTGCTGACGAACGCCATCAAGTACGGCGCGGGCAAGCCCATCCACCTGCACGTGAGCACGAGCGACACCGTGGCGGTGCTCACCGTGCGGGACGAGGGCATTGGCATCGCCCCGACGCATCAGCGCCGCATCTTCGAGCGCTTCGTGCGCGCCGTCTCAGACCCTCACTACGGCGGCATGGGGCTGGGCCTCTTCATCACCCATCAGATTGTCGAAGCACACCTGGGAAGCATCGACGTGGAGAGCGAGCTGGGGAAGGGCTCGGCCTTCACGCTTCGGATTCCCCGGGAGGGGCTCGTGGCGACGTGTGGCCCCACGGCGGTGCCTCGGGTCTGA
- a CDS encoding M56 family metallopeptidase, giving the protein MSLATVLEAWGQSLLRWLAHGVWQTSVVVLAVAGVWWLLRHRSARVRYAVGCLGLALVVLAPLSTLWMTASREAPVEWVWTVEGPGVEQARPEVSLVDGTPAGTNAEATAPARADAWTAKLPWMLGGLWLLGACVGLVRLAQGWRRTARRLVRPATGVSSDVSGLVARVAARLGLRRPVRVLESSLAPSPMVLGVVRPVLLLPSGVGARLSEAQLEAVLAHELAHVRRHDAFVNFVQCLVDVVFFFHPAARWLSNRVRMEREFCCDDAAVSLCGSARVYSGALLGLEELRQEGAVLALGAGGHPLASRVRRLLGHAPSTEMPRMARQVWRVGGLAGVLVASGMAWAWEAPTQSVPGTSVLASATCSRPVYPKDFTAIASYENQGRTIRSRVSVSRCGRIRLEPADGTPAVALLYDVSTLERVSLDGEGRTYDLIPERGDLGLPLHLPGGCGEKKTHCALQAEELVAGRRTERWHRVHAPHDTVTQWMDKELGYPIREVSDLFGTVTLTDIQVGELGAARFVIPSDYRIQVSP; this is encoded by the coding sequence ATGAGCCTCGCGACGGTGCTGGAGGCGTGGGGCCAGTCGTTGCTGCGCTGGCTGGCGCATGGGGTGTGGCAGACGAGCGTGGTGGTGCTGGCCGTGGCGGGAGTGTGGTGGTTGCTGCGGCATCGCTCGGCGCGGGTTCGCTATGCCGTGGGGTGTCTGGGTTTGGCCCTGGTGGTGCTCGCGCCCCTGTCCACGCTGTGGATGACGGCCTCCCGGGAGGCGCCCGTGGAGTGGGTGTGGACCGTGGAAGGCCCTGGCGTGGAGCAGGCGCGCCCCGAGGTGTCTCTGGTGGACGGCACACCGGCGGGGACGAACGCCGAGGCCACCGCGCCGGCGCGGGCGGACGCCTGGACCGCGAAGCTGCCGTGGATGCTGGGAGGACTCTGGCTGCTGGGCGCCTGTGTGGGATTGGTGCGGCTGGCCCAGGGCTGGCGGCGGACGGCGCGGCGGCTGGTGCGTCCGGCGACGGGTGTGTCCTCCGACGTGAGTGGGCTGGTGGCGCGAGTCGCGGCGCGTCTGGGATTGCGGCGTCCGGTGCGCGTACTGGAGTCCTCGCTCGCGCCGTCGCCCATGGTGCTGGGGGTGGTGCGCCCGGTGTTGTTGCTCCCGAGCGGCGTGGGGGCGCGACTGTCCGAGGCGCAGTTGGAGGCGGTGCTGGCGCATGAGCTGGCTCACGTGCGCCGCCATGATGCCTTCGTCAACTTCGTGCAGTGTCTGGTGGACGTGGTGTTCTTCTTCCATCCGGCCGCGCGCTGGCTGTCCAACCGGGTGCGGATGGAGCGCGAGTTCTGCTGCGACGACGCGGCGGTGAGCCTGTGTGGCAGCGCGCGGGTGTATTCCGGAGCATTGCTGGGATTGGAGGAGCTTCGCCAGGAAGGCGCCGTGCTTGCGCTGGGCGCGGGGGGACATCCCCTGGCGTCGCGGGTGAGGCGGCTGCTCGGACATGCGCCCTCGACGGAGATGCCGAGGATGGCGCGCCAGGTCTGGCGTGTGGGCGGGCTGGCGGGAGTGCTGGTGGCCTCGGGCATGGCCTGGGCATGGGAGGCCCCCACGCAGAGTGTCCCGGGGACGTCGGTGCTCGCGTCCGCGACGTGCTCGCGGCCTGTGTATCCGAAGGACTTCACCGCCATCGCCTCGTACGAGAATCAGGGGCGCACGATTCGCAGCCGGGTCTCCGTCTCGCGCTGCGGGCGCATCCGCCTGGAGCCGGCCGATGGCACTCCCGCGGTGGCGCTCCTGTACGACGTGAGCACGCTCGAGCGGGTGTCCCTGGACGGAGAGGGGCGCACCTATGACTTGATTCCAGAGCGGGGAGACCTGGGCCTTCCCCTGCACCTGCCCGGAGGCTGCGGCGAGAAGAAGACGCACTGCGCGCTCCAGGCCGAGGAGCTGGTGGCGGGCCGCCGCACCGAGCGCTGGCACCGCGTCCATGCGCCGCATGACACCGTGACGCAGTGGATGGACAAGGAGCTCGGGTATCCCATCCGCGAGGTGTCCGACCTCTTCGGCACCGTCACGCTCACGGACATCCAGGTGGGTGAGCTGGGCGCCGCGCGCTTCGTCATCCCCAGCGACTACCGCATTCAAGTCTCTCCGTAG
- a CDS encoding SRPBCC family protein gives MKKTPGIIVVAIAVLLLVVGRRPDTFRVERSATIQAPPEVVFSLVNDFRRWEQWSPWWKLEPTQQVVLAGSAAGVGAVYEWRGERTGSGRMEIVESQPNAYVRIRLDFTEPMRATNTAEYVLTPVPGGVALTWVMSGENTFAGKVLQLFASMDEMMGRDFERGLADIKNLAELPQGASAEPSMGEAGLHFQGDSLERDGDRDVVVTRGLETPLVHSRKARPLRE, from the coding sequence ATGAAGAAGACGCCAGGAATCATCGTGGTCGCCATCGCCGTCCTGCTGCTCGTCGTCGGCCGCAGGCCGGACACGTTTCGCGTCGAACGGAGCGCGACCATCCAGGCGCCACCGGAGGTGGTGTTCTCACTGGTGAACGACTTCCGGCGGTGGGAGCAGTGGTCGCCGTGGTGGAAGCTGGAGCCCACGCAGCAGGTGGTCCTCGCCGGCTCGGCCGCGGGCGTGGGGGCTGTCTATGAATGGCGGGGCGAGCGCACGGGCTCCGGGCGGATGGAAATCGTGGAGAGCCAGCCCAACGCCTATGTGCGAATCCGGCTCGACTTCACCGAGCCCATGCGTGCCACCAACACCGCCGAGTATGTGTTGACGCCCGTGCCCGGCGGCGTGGCGCTGACGTGGGTGATGTCTGGAGAGAACACCTTCGCCGGCAAGGTGCTCCAGCTCTTCGCCAGCATGGACGAGATGATGGGCCGCGACTTCGAGCGCGGACTGGCCGACATCAAGAACCTGGCCGAGCTCCCCCAAGGTGCCTCCGCCGAACCTTCGATGGGCGAGGCGGGGCTCCACTTCCAAGGAGACTCACTCGAGCGCGACGGTGACCGGGATGTCGTCGTCACCCGGGGGCTGGAGACGCCCTTGGTCCACTCGCGAAAGGCGCGCCCCTTGCGGGAGTAG
- a CDS encoding fibronectin type III domain-containing protein encodes MAENTLVVVARPEWVPGGSPWWSTCKVTLLNLTDAAVVNPYISFKVGPKQVLLNNHGLDWTRKGDTVSGYLVPERQVIPPHSSREFRLSVQGTGQSQGPLPSRFTVNGRPADPPEDHEPPSMPRRVRATLVGSRLVTLNWDASRDNVAVAGYRVSFSAGEGAEVYTLTTSRPSVTIAGLASATEYRISVVAFDVSDNPSKPSDVVKVCTGAALPDMGDWDVSRAPFLDFTAWPTPKVSRFARETRLEGFILGFLSARRGGDKTLCWGGNDLVVDAEDGRSFSGNATVSDYGKKDLQEFRKQGGKVVLSLGGTASGVPLEVEETDVSRLVACYAAVLRNYEVRHLDFSFESSFLHDDDGLERHVCAMSQLLAVYPTLKLSYSLPVDGAPGSLVGFNDEGVRLLRRLASAGIEPSLINGMLMEFGLAAPRDAFDCCVHALEGMHAHIAAAFPHWGTEKVWRRMGACPMFGRHINGREFTLEHQRKLADFAQKHQLGCLSGWEVTMDGRQGRFDFCKCIAAHGPRTSDEELAAG; translated from the coding sequence ATGGCGGAGAACACGCTGGTGGTGGTGGCGCGTCCGGAGTGGGTTCCAGGCGGAAGTCCGTGGTGGTCGACCTGCAAGGTCACCCTCCTGAACTTGACGGATGCGGCGGTCGTCAATCCCTACATCTCGTTCAAGGTGGGGCCGAAGCAGGTCCTCTTGAACAATCACGGTCTGGATTGGACGCGAAAGGGAGACACGGTGTCGGGCTATCTCGTGCCCGAGCGCCAGGTGATTCCACCTCACTCCTCGAGGGAGTTCCGGCTGTCGGTGCAGGGAACCGGACAGAGCCAGGGGCCGTTGCCCTCGCGGTTCACCGTCAACGGCCGGCCTGCCGACCCACCCGAGGACCACGAGCCTCCGTCGATGCCCAGGCGTGTCCGCGCGACCCTGGTCGGCTCACGGCTCGTCACGCTGAACTGGGATGCCTCCCGGGACAACGTCGCCGTCGCGGGCTATCGGGTGTCGTTCTCCGCGGGAGAGGGCGCGGAGGTCTACACGCTCACCACCTCGCGGCCGAGCGTGACGATTGCCGGGCTGGCCTCGGCGACGGAGTACCGGATATCGGTGGTGGCGTTCGACGTGTCGGACAATCCGTCGAAGCCCTCCGACGTGGTGAAGGTGTGCACGGGGGCCGCGCTGCCGGACATGGGGGACTGGGATGTGTCGAGGGCCCCGTTCCTGGACTTCACGGCCTGGCCCACGCCCAAGGTGTCCCGGTTCGCGAGGGAGACACGGCTGGAGGGCTTCATCCTCGGCTTCCTCTCCGCGCGGCGAGGGGGCGACAAGACGTTGTGCTGGGGCGGCAATGACCTGGTCGTGGACGCGGAGGACGGACGGTCCTTCAGCGGCAACGCGACGGTCTCCGACTACGGCAAGAAGGACCTCCAGGAGTTCCGCAAGCAGGGCGGGAAGGTGGTGCTGTCCTTGGGGGGAACGGCCTCGGGGGTGCCCCTCGAAGTCGAGGAGACGGACGTGTCCAGGCTCGTCGCCTGCTACGCGGCGGTGCTCCGCAACTACGAGGTGCGGCACCTCGACTTCTCCTTCGAGAGCAGCTTCCTCCACGACGACGACGGGCTGGAGCGCCATGTCTGCGCCATGTCCCAGTTGTTGGCCGTCTACCCGACGCTGAAGCTCTCCTATTCGTTGCCGGTGGATGGCGCGCCGGGCTCGCTGGTGGGCTTCAACGATGAAGGCGTGCGGCTCCTGCGTCGGCTGGCCTCGGCGGGAATCGAGCCGTCGCTCATCAACGGCATGCTGATGGAGTTCGGGCTGGCGGCACCCCGGGATGCGTTCGACTGCTGCGTCCACGCACTCGAAGGCATGCACGCGCACATCGCGGCCGCCTTTCCTCACTGGGGCACGGAGAAGGTCTGGCGGCGCATGGGGGCCTGTCCCATGTTCGGCCGCCACATCAACGGCCGGGAGTTCACCCTGGAGCACCAGCGGAAGCTGGCGGACTTCGCACAGAAGCATCAGCTCGGGTGTCTCTCCGGCTGGGAAGTCACCATGGATGGGCGGCAGGGCCGGTTCGACTTCTGCAAGTGCATCGCGGCCCATGGGCCGCGGACCTCCGACGAGGAGCTGGCCGCGGGGTAG
- a CDS encoding M23 family metallopeptidase — protein sequence MGTTITKSQTTTTTRTRDTEAATKPRPKLVLPLDKPLPKKNPSFSQADGKEGMPDGKGGYRHGGLDWFAKPGTKVRAPVDGKVIAVTKSKGSSGQVFGGTVKVQGKDGKVWVFRHVDPSKVKVGQKVAAGDTIAKVADWKGSSGDHVHVEVWKSLKGGYHFNNAIDPVKALKGAARDVDAKAATSASMSSVSGTLSASAQPTPGNAAFAKAYGADMFEPGVVPGNVAVNPQPPSAPSSGSLAPFKWNWSFFAQA from the coding sequence ATGGGCACCACGATTACGAAGAGCCAGACCACCACCACGACGCGCACCCGTGACACGGAGGCCGCCACCAAGCCCCGGCCCAAGCTGGTGTTGCCGCTCGACAAGCCGCTGCCCAAGAAGAACCCGAGCTTCAGTCAGGCGGATGGGAAGGAGGGGATGCCGGACGGCAAGGGAGGCTATCGCCACGGCGGGCTCGACTGGTTCGCCAAGCCGGGCACCAAGGTGCGCGCGCCCGTCGACGGCAAGGTCATCGCGGTGACGAAGTCGAAGGGCTCGTCGGGTCAGGTCTTCGGTGGCACCGTGAAGGTGCAGGGCAAGGACGGCAAGGTCTGGGTCTTCCGCCACGTGGACCCCTCGAAGGTGAAGGTCGGCCAGAAGGTGGCGGCCGGTGACACCATCGCCAAGGTGGCGGACTGGAAGGGCAGCTCCGGCGACCACGTCCATGTGGAGGTCTGGAAGAGCCTCAAGGGCGGGTACCACTTCAACAACGCCATCGACCCCGTGAAGGCCCTCAAGGGCGCCGCCCGGGACGTCGACGCCAAGGCCGCCACGAGCGCCTCCATGTCCTCCGTGTCCGGCACGCTGTCGGCCAGTGCTCAGCCCACCCCTGGCAATGCCGCCTTCGCCAAGGCCTACGGCGCGGACATGTTCGAGCCCGGGGTTGTCCCAGGGAACGTCGCCGTCAACCCCCAGCCCCCGAGCGCCCCCAGCTCCGGGTCATTGGCTCCGTTCAAGTGGAACTGGAGCTTCTTCGCGCAGGCGTGA
- a CDS encoding MDR family MFS transporter: MRKTHRPLTTLALALSLFTAALEVTVVSTAMPTVVGELGGIQSYAWVFTAYLLASTITVPIYGKLSDLYGRRPVLLFGIGLFCVGSIASGLAMSMNALIAFRIFQGIGAGAIQPVALTIIGDLYTMEERGRVQGAFSAVWGVAGLVGPVTGGLIVKYLSWHWIFFINVPVAILTFGLLVAFFHEEVQHKPQQLDYAGAALLCAGVVALLIGVQGIGMNLWALPVAAVLLAAFVAVEQRAPAPVIPMTIFKHPAIAISSIAGALFSAAMFGATTYVPLYVQAVLGSSPTVAGGMITPMIVAWPLAALLAGKVMLRTGFRPLIVGGLGLTVLGATAMALLLKQGASLLALQVALGVFGVGLGFASTSLLIAVQTSVGWELRGVATASNMFFRTIGGVLGVGLMGGVMVSQLMKDPSIPASATNALLGPERGHAIPAEMLETLSGALTTGLTINFWLICAFTMAAFISGLFFPRVQRTAGTPVSTSSASAPH; encoded by the coding sequence ATGAGAAAGACCCACCGACCCCTGACCACGTTGGCGTTGGCCCTGAGCCTCTTCACGGCGGCGTTGGAGGTCACCGTCGTGTCCACCGCGATGCCCACCGTGGTGGGCGAGTTGGGGGGCATCCAGAGCTATGCGTGGGTCTTCACCGCGTACCTGCTGGCCTCCACCATCACCGTGCCCATCTACGGCAAGTTGTCCGACTTGTACGGACGCAGGCCCGTGCTCCTGTTTGGCATCGGGCTGTTCTGCGTGGGTTCCATCGCCAGCGGTCTGGCCATGTCGATGAACGCGCTCATCGCCTTCCGGATATTCCAAGGCATTGGCGCCGGTGCCATCCAGCCGGTGGCGCTCACCATCATTGGAGACCTCTACACCATGGAGGAGCGGGGCCGCGTGCAGGGGGCCTTCAGCGCGGTGTGGGGCGTGGCGGGTCTGGTCGGCCCCGTCACCGGTGGGCTCATCGTGAAGTACCTGAGCTGGCACTGGATATTCTTCATCAACGTGCCGGTGGCAATACTGACCTTCGGGCTCCTCGTCGCGTTCTTCCACGAGGAGGTTCAGCACAAGCCACAGCAATTGGACTACGCGGGCGCCGCGCTCTTGTGCGCGGGTGTGGTGGCGCTGCTCATCGGGGTGCAAGGCATTGGGATGAACCTGTGGGCGCTGCCGGTGGCGGCGGTACTGCTCGCGGCCTTCGTCGCGGTGGAGCAGCGGGCGCCGGCGCCCGTCATCCCGATGACGATTTTCAAGCACCCCGCCATCGCCATCTCCTCCATCGCCGGGGCGCTGTTCTCCGCGGCGATGTTCGGGGCAACCACGTACGTGCCGCTCTACGTACAAGCCGTCCTGGGCAGCTCTCCCACGGTGGCGGGCGGGATGATTACGCCCATGATTGTCGCCTGGCCGCTGGCCGCGCTGCTGGCCGGCAAGGTGATGCTGCGCACGGGCTTCCGGCCGCTCATCGTTGGAGGACTGGGATTGACGGTGCTGGGTGCCACGGCGATGGCGCTGCTGCTCAAGCAGGGCGCGTCGCTCCTGGCGCTCCAGGTCGCGCTGGGGGTGTTCGGCGTGGGCCTGGGCTTCGCCTCCACGTCCCTGCTCATCGCGGTGCAGACGAGCGTCGGGTGGGAGCTGCGAGGCGTGGCCACGGCGAGCAACATGTTCTTCCGCACCATCGGCGGCGTGCTGGGCGTGGGGTTGATGGGAGGCGTCATGGTGTCCCAGCTCATGAAGGACCCCAGCATTCCCGCGTCGGCCACCAACGCGCTGTTGGGTCCGGAGCGGGGCCACGCCATTCCCGCGGAGATGCTCGAGACGCTCAGCGGCGCGCTGACCACGGGGTTGACCATCAACTTCTGGCTCATCTGCGCCTTCACGATGGCGGCCTTCATCTCCGGCCTGTTCTTCCCTCGCGTCCAGCGCACCGCCGGAACGCCGGTCTCCACGAGCAGCGCCTCGGCGCCGCACTGA